A portion of the Candida dubliniensis CD36 chromosome R, complete sequence genome contains these proteins:
- a CDS encoding conserved hypothetical protein (possibly fungus-conserved), producing MNASIYLQSFGWKEGEALKKGGLKKPILVKHKKDTKGLGHDTNDSDMWWEKLFDGQLKNLEVNNNNKNGEVSFQTNEEKVVNAFQKSISPLYKMFVKGEGLEGTVGKTDHTKESHREISSSKALEEMEKLTKKDTFSENIKDSDSSNNEKERKKKKSDKKIKDVKKTKQDKSKVSLNSKSDKEKKKKSKKKSKDSILSKHEKEKKLSKSSKSKKDKDTTSSKDSKKKKKRKSESKDETSKSKKRKV from the coding sequence ATGAATGCTAGTATATATTTACAGTCTTTTGGATGGAAAGAAGGAGAAGCACTAAAAAAGGGAGGGTTAAAGAAACCAATTCTTGTAAAGCATAAGAAAGACACTAAAGGATTGGGTCATGATACAAATGATTCAGATATGTGGTGGGAGAAACTATTTGACGGTCAGCTAAAGAACTTGGAAGtgaataacaataataagaatGGGGAAGTGTCATTTCAAacaaatgaagaaaaagtcGTCAATGCGTTTCAGAAATCAATATCGCCATTATATAAAATGTTCGTGAAAGGCGAAGGGTTAGAAGGCACTGTAGGGAAAACTGATCACACAAAGGAAAGTCATAGAGAAATATCTTCATCCAAAGCATTAGAGGAGATGGAAAAGCTAACGAAGAAAGATACGTTTTCTGAAAATATCAAAGACAGTGATAGTTCCAATAAtgaaaaggaaaggaaaaagaagaaatcagACAAGAAAATCAAGGATGTGAAGAAAACTAAGCAAGACAAACTGAAAGTGTCTTTAAACAGTAAAAGTGAtaaagagaagaagaagaaatccAAAAAGAAGTCTAAAGATAGTATACTATCTAAACATGAGAAGGAAAAGAAGCTACTGAAATCAAGTAAAAGCAAAAAGGATAAAGACACAACTTCAAGTAAAGATTctaagaagaagaagaagaggaaatCTGAAAGTAAAGATGAaacatcaaaatcaaagaaaagaaaagtataA
- a CDS encoding WW domain-containing protein, putative (Similar to S. cerevisiae WWM1), which yields MSKNDSKNPPQVPNGWVAKFDEEYSTWYYVDMKTKKSQSEAPAGTRFDSKPSGDDVPPPAYSPTDSKSRSNGPSGNQSRPAASNPNTQRGYNQGPPSGQNYQQGPPSGQYYQQGPPQGQYYQQGPPPGQYYQQGPPPGQYYQQGPPPGQYYQQGPPPGQYYQQQPQKQSRFGGGGAGNMALGVGGGLLGGMLLGNAINSWEDHERMEGYEDGYQDGYDNGGDFDGGDFGGDF from the coding sequence ATGTCCAAAAACGATTCCAAGAATCCACCACAAGTACCCAATGGATGGGTCGCCAAATTTGACGAAGAGTATTCTACATGGTATTACGTCGACATGAAGACAAAGAAATCCCAATCGGAGGCTCCAGCTGGAACAAGATTCGATAGCAAACCTTCTGGTGATGATGTTCCACCACCAGCCTACAGCCCAACAGATTCAAAATCGAGGTCCAATGGACCAAGCGGTAATCAGTCACGTCCAGCAGCTTCAAATCCAAACACCCAAAGAGGTTACAACCAAGGACCTCCATCTGGTCAAAACTACCAACAGGGCCCTCCACTGGGacaatattatcaacaagGACCACCACAAGGacaatattatcaacaagGCCCACCACCAGGACAATACTACCAACAAGGCCCACCACCAGGacaatattatcaacaagGCCCACCACCAGGACAATATTATCAGCAAGGCCCACCACCAGGacaatattatcaacaacaaccacagAAACAAAGTCgatttggtggtggtggtgctggGAACATGGCATTaggtgttggtggtggtttgTTGGGAGGTATGCTATTAGGAAATGCTATCAATAGTTGGGAAGATCATGAGAGAATGGAGGGTTATGAAGATGGTTATCAAGATGGTTACGATAATGGTGGCGATTTTGATGGCGGTgattttggtggtgattTTTAG
- a CDS encoding NADH dehydrogenase, putative: MRFTPILRQIPKLKLSEVLVKAGDGVPTGLAGIYKHPDPRPALVTLYNETLKTLKENFPADSVYRQSTEALTQNRLKIVEKEEIVENIENQIGGGLIEEIVIQAADELSLASQLGGLKVWEELEEKPLDDQWVYFGKKI; the protein is encoded by the coding sequence ATGAGATTCACTCCCATTTTAAGACAGAttccaaaattgaaattaagtGAGGTATTGGTTAAAGCTGGAGATGGCGTACCTACTGGTTTAGCAGGTATTTACAAACACCCTGATCCAAGACCTGCTTTGGTTACTTTGTACAATGAGACTTTGAAAACATTAAAAGAGAATTTTCCTGCTGACTCAGTTTATAGACAGTCTACAGAAGCATTAACTCAAAACAGATTGAAGATTGTGGAAAAGGAAGAGATAGTCGAGAACATAGAGAACCaaattggtggtggtttaattgaagaaattgttaTTCAAGCAGCTGATGAGTTAAGTTTGGCATCACAATTGGGCGGGTTAAAAGTTTGGGAAGAGTTAGAAGAAAAGCCATTAGATGACCAATGGGTTTACTTtggcaaaaaaatttaa
- a CDS encoding structural protein mdm1 homologue, putative (Similar to S. cerevisiae MDM1), with protein MYDHLPSILKWSICLGVVFWCIHQNSILFVLTFICGIILLCFFMVYYTTKVQLSRSSSIKRQHRRFNFTLSKNWTQEITQLQNEQLDVKRPIFSDSFLVSESLQGFIDLIIQEFITPWYTQITQSTQVQTDISLELKEVIRNLQNRARSIDFAQLLVSDILPLIQEHFENYLRAEDIVKSQGKFSKFDSNEYHMAVACQFRRGKLHPAVTTSLVVNEETNFKEKQYLRKKMKTVLELVLSENEKSNDVGLSLVTEILACTVLCNVINLLTESDFYNLIIVKLIGDNLRRRDQVKQLRAALQEHTQKSSKEISDNQMSDMTSALLTPDSNLQNQLKLKINERKQQREKQENLNLKDILTDKTNFQVFKEFMESEGRSKLVEFWKAVEVIKAPLEGEENDDETDPLALSLEFGNNDDVYNIYIKFIKTNEIPQPDTHILQVLSSSGNNANVRTYQEARMHLFKMQRDYFDQMQSHDLPVFIKSDMYLRLVNRKESSDVNPEVINAVENAFTLIMNKPESLDTRLDASDEFNSDQLLTTLQLKTDLFGDSSTNLSDGNHSNRNSRLFDDFLSDEEQSDSDRDSLYSDKHSQSLNNSNSEVQFAAPGNLNLAEEIPKLSDEVDNLQKQITILEPLLRKAELTNNLSELKVLQKSKIGLIREINVKELQKQQFIVQENDNSLFGKSRVCIQSYINDNEKNGREFTLYIIEVQKFSNENPTIIKAGWVVARRFSQFYGLHEYLKLKYPRVSYLKFPKKSISVLKFQQKQVAEIRMKQLEDYLQELIKIQEVCSDRAFRSFLSSENFNLKKNQRFEETRAKNYSDTNFQTLFGSKWYRGLSNFMTTTKNDDNHKDSTYIDTHIMENLRDMESELKQFDEAASAKTPFVKPICDLLISVFKLHYSRSWLRGRALVVILQQILGTTVEKKVYDVVEGRLKTEENVLDLIMMLTNILFPNGKFKDPPVIRSLYQQANTRQEAKVLSEIFIFETCSTIFGRHNSIFASTKIFSMIQNEYLNRNLVFEIVDEILEHMFAEMK; from the coding sequence ATGTATGACCATTTACCAAGCATACTAAAATGGAGTATATGCTTGGGTGTTGTCTTTTGGTGTATTCATCAAAATAGTATTCTATTTGTCCTTACATTTATATGTGGAATCATTTTACTATGTTTTTTCATGGTATACTACACAACAAAGGTACAATTATCGAGATCTTCTTCCATCAAGAGACAACATAGACGGTTCAATTTCACTCTTTCAAAGAATTGGACACAGGAAATAACGCAATTACAGAATGAACAATTAGATGTGAAAAGACCCATTTTTCTGGACTCGTTTTTGGTTTCTGAATCTTTGCAGggttttattgatttaattattcaagaatttattaCCCCATGGTACACCCAAATAACACAATCAACACAGGTACAAACTGATATATCTTTAGAGCTTAAAGAGGTGATTCGAAATTTGCAAAATAGAGCAAGAAGCATTGATTTTGCCCAACTTTTAGTATCCGACATCCTACCGCTAATACAAGAACactttgaaaattatttgagAGCGGAGGATATAGTTAAAAGCCAAGGgaaattttcaaagtttGACTCAAATGAATATCATATGGCAGTTGCATGTCAATTTAGAAGAGGTAAGTTACATCCTGCAGTCACAACATCTTTGGTTGTCAATGAAGAAACCAATTTCAAAGAAAAGCAATATTTGCggaagaaaatgaagacGGTATTGGAGCTTGTATTGTCAGAGAATGAAAAATCCAATGATGTAGGTCTAAGTTTGGTAACTGAAATTCTTGCGTGCACAGTTCTTTGTAATGTTATAAACTTGCTTACAGAAAGTGATTTTTACAATTTGATCATTGTCAAGCTAATTGGGGATAACTTAAGACGAAGAGACCAAGTGAAGCAATTGAGAGCTGCGTTGCAAGAACATACTCAAAAGAGCTCGAAAGAGATTAGCGACAATCAAATGTCAGATATGACATCAGCATTGTTGACACCTGATtcaaatttacaaaatcagcttaaattgaaaattaatgaacgaaaacaacaaagagAAAAGCAGGAGAATTTAAATCTCAAAGATATTTTAACAGACAAAACTAATTTCCAAGTGTTTAAAGAGTTTATGGAGAGTGAAGGTCGGTCCAAGTTGGTCGAATTTTGGAAGGCTGTTGAAGTGATTAAGGCACCTTTAGAAGGTGAAGAGAATGATGACGAGACGGATCCCTTGGCATTATCTTTGGAATTTGGTAATAATGACGACGTTTAcaatatttatatcaaaTTCATAAAAACCAATGAAATTCCTCAACCTGATACTCACATTTTGCAAGTCTTATCAAGCAGTGGAAACAATGCCAATGTGAGAACGTACCAGGAAGCACGGATGCACCTATTCAAAATGCAACGTGATTATTTTGATCAGATGCAATCGCATGATTTACCGGTCTTTATTAAGTCAGACATGTATCTAAGATTAGTGAATCGAAAAGAGTCATCTGATGTTAATCCTGAAGTAATAAATGCTGTGGAAAATGCTTTTACGTTGATTATGAATAAACCAGAGAGTTTAGACACGCGACTTGATGCAAGTGACGAATTCAATTCTGATCAATTATTGACTACTTTACAACTAAAAACTGATTTATTTGGAGATTCGTCTACTAATTTGTCCGATGGAAATCACTCCAATAGAAACTCTAGATTGTTTGATGATTTCTTATCCGACGAGGAACAGTCAGATTCTGATAGAGATTCTTTGTATTCGGATAAACATTCACAATCATTGAATAATAGTAACCTGGAGGTGCAATTTGCAGCTCCTGggaatttaaatttagCTGAAGAAATTCCAAAGTTGTCTGACGAGGTTGACAATTTACAGAAGCAAATTACTATTTTAGAACCACTATTACGGAAAGCCGAGTTAACTAATAATTTGTCTGAGTTGAAAGTTTTGcaaaaatcaaagattGGGTTGATCAGAGAAATTAATGTaaaagaattacaaaaacaacaattcatTGTTCAAGAAAACGATAACAGTTTGTTTGGGAAATCCAGAGTATGCATCCAATCTTATATTAATGACAATGAGAAGAATGGTCGAGAATTTACACTATACATTATTGAAGTTCAAAAGTTTTCTAATGAAAACCCCACCATAATTAAAGCTGGTTGGGTTGTTGCTAGAAGATTTAGTCAATTCTACGGGTTGCACGAGTATTTGAAGTTAAAATATCCTAGAGTTAGTTATCTCAAGTTCCCCAAAAAATCGATTCTGgttttaaaatttcaacaaaagcAAGTTGCTGAAATTAGAATGAAGCAATTAGAAGActatttacaagaattgattaaaataCAAGAAGTGTGCTCAGATCGAGCATTCCGATCATTTTTGTCGTCGGAGAATTTTaacttgaaaaagaatcaacGGTTTGAAGAAACAAGAGCAAAAAATTACAGTGATACCAATTTTCAAACATTATTTGGAAGTAAATGGTATCGTGGTCTTTCCAATTTTATGACCACAACgaaaaatgatgataacCACAAAGATCTGACTTATATTGACACCCATATAATGGAGAATTTGAGAGATATGGAAAGTGAGTTGAAACAATTCGATGAGGCAGCATCTGCAAAAACCCCATTTGTTAAGCCCATATGtgatttattgatatcTGTTTTCAAACTTCATTATTCGAGAAGTTGGCTAAGGGGAAGAGCTTTAGTGGTGATACTACAACAAATTCTAGGTACCACggttgaaaaaaaagtttatgatgttgttgaggGAAGACTCAAAACAGAGGAAAATGTGTTGGATTTAATCATGATGCtaacaaatattttatttccTAATGGGAAATTCAAGGATCCTCCTGTAATTAGGTCCTTATATCAACAGGCAAATACAAGACAAGAGGCAAAAGTGTTGTCGGAAATTTTCATATTTGAAACTTGTTCGACGATATTTGGACGCCACAATAGCATATTTGCATCCACTAAAATTTTCCTGATGATTCAGAACGAATATTTGAATAGGAACCTAGTATTTGAGATAGTTGATGAGATTTTAGAACACATGTTTGCAGAAATGAAATAG
- a CDS encoding Ras-related protein Sec4, with protein MSGKGTSSRAYDMIMKLLLVGDSGVGKSCLLLRFVEDKFNPSFITTIGIDFKIRTIESKGKRIKLQVWDTAGQERFRTITTAYYRGAMGIVLIYDVTDSRSFENVENWFQTVTQHANEDAQIFLVGNKCDDEVNRQVSKEQGQELAAKLNVPFLEASAKSNENVDSIFYELASIIQEKHVEENIGGVGGAGGAGGIDVSQNNSGAKNNCC; from the coding sequence ATGAGCGGTAAAGGAACATCATCAAGAGCATATGACATGattatgaaattattgttgGTTGGGGATTCCGGTGTTGGGAAATCATGTTTATTGTTGCGTTTTGTTGAAGACAAGTTTAACCCTTCATTTATAACTACTATTGgtattgatttcaaaatcagaACCATTGAAAgcaaaggaaaaagaatcaaattacAGGTTTGGGATACAGCTGGTCAAGAAAGATTCAGAACCATCACCACTGCTTACTACCGTGGTGCCATGggaattgttttaatataTGATGTCACTGATTCAAgatcatttgaaaatgttgaGAATTGGTTCCAAACAGTTACTCAACACGCTAATGAGGATGCCCAGATATTTTTAGTTGGTAACAAATGTGATGATGAAGTCAACAGACAGGTTTCTAAAGAACAAGGTCAAGAATTAGCTGCTAAATTGAATGTTCCATTTTTGGAAGCCAGTGCCAAAAGCAATGAAAATGTTGACTCCATCTTTTACGAATTGGCTAGCATTATTCAAGAGAAGCATGTTGAAGAGAATAttggtggtgttggtggtgcCGGTGGTGCTGGTGGCATAGATGTTTCTCAAAATAACTCTGGAGCAAAAAACAACTGTTGCTAG
- a CDS encoding U4/U6 snRNA-associated-splicing factor, putative (Similar to S. cerevisiae PRP24) → MESSEPLQQNQLNRYVLEDYDRMLKSVAEIDDAQRKCYMINEVYKMKLKYFRLKQSELNNWLEAIHLIEDTHERVTSEFKFYDLVSSDYSNADITSGFLKHFQEFKDFDESGSEARLLDGINISCHDFSRGNIIWKQLIDAAQDEYLKEDSDTNLMHLHQYQLDRLATPHSQLDESFNEYSSFISKYYSDDYDKYMEYMKSANKIYSSTKTKSIYYERFEIAIKESPEEPQIWIDYMENVYSHQKRKDLNPILAIFERAISRNESWSQNWIKIWLAFIYIIYGCNSDQKHDKLQFVFQKFLRTFPKSNHAYAESIRYCLTLNDSEIAVEEFQSIETRLNSTKDILQWDYQQWKSVHLAFVQFNFQIWKRNRTHKDKSIVEQNSNSIFMRAFSVMESSDPSHSVEFLAVNMLTQMGAMNMAKDLIDLMLERFNTETEVLLFGLRYLVNNKIDLDQIRSYFKSAIRKLDSFDHPEKISEEWLQFEQLYGDINNYMESVAKCEAALKTLSKKRSRDITVDENNQSSKKRKREPTKDFDTETKSRETCTIKVKNLAANTTEDSIRNFFKDCGEVGDISFVEAEGMRYAIFEFQNEQQVFSALTKNYKSLDGNKLEVSRLQNALLFVNNYPSTFSQDTVKEMIEKIGPVAKIRFPNQTSKKIKRFCYVQMISHDDAQRVINQYHGQKYEDPNLGGEFSWEIKFSNPEEKHERSSPISARKVKVSSISFNVSKEAFEKKFALCGEIEQIVFPKAVYEEDGKLKSNGGLAIVTYKTTEGTENALKLNETKWMGRKLFVSKKHQQVHYTPSDFDGVKTIGLCGLDPSLNFQQVKASLEDRFGKVAKVLLFPEDKQALVEFVKPGDAGKVSMTNSFVKLGESEAKIVTKEEIIIIGKSAISNTTTTTTSSAPFTMIPTTVRRKKFM, encoded by the coding sequence ATGGAATCAAGTGAACCACTACAGCAAAACCAGTTGAATCGATACGTACTTGAAGATTATGATCGAATGCTTAAGTCTGTGGCCGAGATTGATGATGCGCAGAGAAAATGTTATATGATAAATGAAGTATACAAAATGAAACTAAAGTACTTTCGCTTAAAACAGTCAGAATTGAACAACTGGTTGGAAGCAATACATTTAATAGAAGATACTCATGAACGTGTCACTTCAGAGTTTAAGTTTTATGATTTGGTTTCCCTGGATTATTCCAATGCTGATATAACAAGTGGTTTTTTAAAGCATTTCCAGGAATTCAAAGACTTCGATGAGTCAGGTTCCGAAGCAAGGCTTCTAGATGGTATTAATATTTCTTGTCATGATTTCTCTAGAGGTAATATAATTTGGAagcaattgattgatgCCGCTCAAGATgaatatttgaaagaagATTCTGATACCAATTTAATGCATCtacatcaatatcaacttGACAGATTGGCTACCCCTCACTCCCAACTTGATGAATCCTTTAATGAATATTCCTCATTTATAAGCAAATACTATAGTGATGATTATGACAAATACATGGAGTATATGAAGTCTGCCAACAAGATttattcatcaacaaagaCGAAACTGATTTACTACGAACGTTTTGAGATTGCCATCAAAGAATCACCCGAGGAGCCTCAAATATGGATAGACTATATGGAAAATGTTTATAGTCAccaaaagagaaaagaCTTGAATCCTATTCTTGCCATTTTTGAAAGAGCAATACTGAGAAATGAATCTTGGTCACAGAATTGGATAAAAATTTGGTTAGCTTTTATTTACATTATTTATGGTTGCAATAGTGATCAAAAACATGACAAGTTACAATTTGTGTTTCAAAAGTTTTTGAGAACTTTCCCGAAATCCAACCATGCTTATGCAGAATCTATCCGTTATTGTTTGACCTTGAATGATAGTGAGATAGCTGTTGAAGAATTTCAAAGCATAGAAACCAGATTAAACTCTACCAAAGATATATTGCAATGGgattatcaacaatggAAGTCAGTACATTTGGCATTtgttcaattcaattttcaaatatggAAAAGAAACCGTACTCACAAGGACAAACTGATTGTGGAGCAGAACAGTAACTCCATATTTATGCGTGCATTCTCGGTAATGGAATCTAGTGATCCTTCTCATTCCGTGGAATTTCTAGCAGTTAATATGCTAACACAGATGGGAGCAATGAACATGGCCAAAGACCTTATAGACTTGATGTTGGAGAGGTTTAATACTGAAACAGAAGTTTTACTTTTTGGATTGAGGTATCttgtcaacaataaaatagaTTTGGATCAAATTCGCTCGTACTTTAAAAGTGCTATCCGTAAACTAGACCTGTTTGACCATCCTGAGAAGATTTCAGAGGAATGGTTGCAGTTTGAACAGCTTTATGGAGatataaacaattataTGGAATCTGTTGCGAAATGTGAAGCTGCTTTAAAAACTTtaagcaaaaaaagaagtcGAGATATTACAGTTGATGAAAACAATCAATCTTCCAAAAAACGTAAAAGAGAACCCACAAAAGATTTTGATACTGAAACTAAATCAAGAGAAACATGCACTATCAAAGTTAAGAATCTTGCTGCTAACACAACCGAGGATTCCattagaaatttttttaaggACTGTGGAGAAGTTGGtgatatttcttttgtgGAAGCTGAAGGAATGCGCTATgcaatatttgaatttcaaaatgAGCAACAGGTTTTCTCGGCATTGACCAAGAATTATAAGTCATTGGACGGAAATAAACTTGAAGTATCCAGATTACAGAATGCCTTACTATTTGTTAACAATTACCCTTCCACTTTTAGTCAAGATACGGTGAAAGAAATGATTGAGAAAATAGGACCAGTAGCAAAAATAAGATTTCCTAACCAAACcctgaaaaaaataaaaaggtTTTGCTATGTTCAAATGATTTCTCATGACGATGCTCAACGAGTTATCAATCAGTACCATGGTCAAAAATATGAAGATCCAAACCTTGGAGGTGAGTTCTCATGGGAAATTAAGTTTTCCAACCCTGAAGAAAAGCACGAGAGGTCGTCACCAATAAGCGCTCGTAAAGTGAAGGTTTCTAGTATTTCCTTTAACGTGCTGAAAGAAGcttttgaaaagaaatttgcGTTGTGTGGAGAAATTGAACAGATTGTGTTTCCTAAAGCTGTATATGAAGAAGATGGGAAATTGAAAAGTAATGGTGGTTTAGCTATTGTTACTTACAAGACTACAGAGGGTACGGAAAATGCATTAAAGTTAAACGAAACGAAATGGATGGGTCgaaaattgtttgtttccAAAAAGCATCAACAAGTTCATTACACACCAAGCGATTTTGATGGTGTGAAAACAATTGGACTTTGTGGATTGGACCCTTCATTGAATTTCCAGCAAGTAAAAGCATCTCTAGAAGATAGATTCGGAAAGGTTGCTAAAGTTTTGTTGTTCCCAGAAGATAAACAAGCTTTAGTGGAATTCGTGAAACCTGGAGACGCTGGGAAGGTGAGTATGACTAATAGTTTTGTGAAATTAGGTGAAAGTGAAGCAAAAATTGTAACCAAGGAagagataataataataggCAAAAGTGCCATCTCAAACACAACTACAACCACAACTTCATCAGCCCCTTTTACAATGATTCCTACGACTGTAAGACGGAAAAAATTTATGTAG
- the FRS1 gene encoding phenylalanyl-tRNA synthetase beta chain, putative — MHFSFTIESKFFSAPISTKAEIQVIYIYIYQHQPYTSAMPTIPVDKEDLFKLLGRSYTTEEFDELCFQFGIELDEDTTEDVKGTDERPQLKIEVPANRYDMLCIEGIAQALNEFLGNTPAPNYKLNPSKPEISLTIKESTYPIRQYAASAILRNVNLDERAYDSFIALQDKLHSNLCRNRTLVAIGTHDLDTLTPPFTYEALPPKDIVFKPLNQTKEINGEELMEFYEKDKNIGKFLHIIKDSPVYPVMLDANRTVASLPPIINSDHSKITLNTKNVWIDVTGTDRTKTEIVINQLVAMFSRYCKEPFEIEPVQIISEHNKETRVCPNITPRTAKAEISYINSCVGLDYSGDEISKLLKKMSLDATPSTEEKDILDVKIPITRSDILHQCDIMEDVAIGYGYDNLKKTKPKAESLVAAPLPVNKVADILRLASSQAGYLEVMPLTLSSHDENFGWLKQKDDGTKAVKLENPKTIEYQVVRTTLLPGILKTVKENRKHSLPIKVFECGDIVLKNPKLERGAFNQRNWAALYVGKTSGFEMVQGLLGKIMQTMRTPWLENPSKDQRRGYWIEEDKENPTFFPGRGAKIYFRNADNAEAKAIGSIGVLHPEVMNNFDIPYAASSVEINAEVFL; from the coding sequence ATGCATTTCTCGTTCACAATTGAgtcaaaatttttcagtGCTCCCATCAGTACAAAAGCTGAGATACaagttatatatatatatatataccaGCACCAACCGTATACATCTGCAATGCCTACTATTCCTGTAGATAAAGAGGATCTTTTCAAGTTATTGGGTAGATCATATACTAcagaagaatttgatgaGTTATGTTTCCAATTTGGTATTGAGTTAGATGAGGATACCACTGAAGATGTCAAAGGGACAGACGAAAGGccacaattgaaaattgaagtTCCTGCCAATAGATACGATATGTTATGTATTGAGGGTATTGCTCAAGCTTTAAACGAATTTTTAGGTAACACCCCAGCACCAAACTATAAATTGAATCCAAGTAAGCCAGAGATTTCTTTAACCATTAAAGAGTCAACCTACCCTATTCGTCAATATGCTGCCAGTGCGATTTTGAGAAATGTTAACCTTGATGAAAGAGCATACGATTCCTTTATTGCTTTACAAGATAAGTTGCATTCCAATTTATGCCGTAACAGAACTTTAGTGGCCATTGGTACCCATGATTTGGACACTTTGACTCCACCATTTACGTATGAAGCCTTGCCACCAAAGGATATTGTTTTTAAACCATTGAATCAGactaaagaaattaatggTGAAGAATTGATGGAGTTTTATGAAAAAGATAAGAATATTGGCAAGTTCTTACATATTATCAAGGACTCGCCAGTTTATCCAGTAATGCTTGACGCAAACAGAACAGTTGCTTCCCTCCCACCAATCATTAATAGTGATCACTCTAAAATCACTTTGAATACCAAGAATGTTTGGATTGATGTCACCGGTACTGATAGAACCAAAACTGAGATTGTTATAAACCAGTTGGTTGCCATGTTCTCACGTTATTGTAAGGAAccttttgaaattgaaccAGTCCAAATTATTTCTGAACACAACAAGGAAACTCGTGTATGTCCAAATATTACTCCAAGAACAGCTAAGGCTGAGATTTCGTACATCAATTCCTGTGTAGGATTAGATTACTCGGGTGATGAAATTTCAAAgttgttaaaaaaaatgtcaTTAGATGCCACCCCATCCACTGAAGAGAAGGACATACTTGATGTGAAGATTCCAATAACAAGATCTGATATTTTGCACCAATGTGACATTATGGAGGATGTTGCTATTGGGTATGGTTACGATAATTTGAAGAAGACCAAACCTAAAGCAGAAAGTTTGGTTGCTGCTCCATTGCCTGTAAATAAAGTTGCTGATATTTTGAGATTGGCAAGTTCTCAAGCTGGTTATTTAGAAGTTATGCCATTAACCTTGTCCTCACATGATGAGAACTTTGGTTGGTTGAAACAGAAGGACGACGGTACTAAGGCTGttaaattggaaaatcCAAAGACAATCGAATACCAAGTCGTTAGAACCACTTTATTGCCTGGTATTTTAAAAACCGTTAAAGAAAACAGAAAACATTCATTGCCAATCAAGGTATTCGAATGTGGTGACATTGTTTTGAAGAATCCAAAATTAGAAAGAGGTGCCTTTAACCAACGTAATTGGGCTGCCTTGTACGTGGGCAAGACTTCTGGTTTTGAAATGGTCCAAGGGTTGTTGGGAAAGATTATGCAAACCATGAGAACTCCTTGGTTAGAGAATCCTTCCAAAGATCAGAGAAGAGGTTATTGGATAGAGGAAGACAAAGAAAACCCAACTTTCTTCCCTGGAAGAGGAgcaaaaatttatttcagAAATGCCGATAATGCTGAAGCCAAAGCCATTGGAAGCATTGGTGTTTTGCATCCAGAAGTAATGAATAACTTTGACATTCCATATGCAGCATCATCTGTTGAAATAAACGCAGAAGTATTTTTGTAA